In Candidatus Zixiibacteriota bacterium, a genomic segment contains:
- a CDS encoding transcriptional repressor, with amino-acid sequence MKDAISILRLYDIQPTPQRIAVVECVLYTKAHPTADDVLISARRKCPTVSRATVYNTLNLLVEKGLIGMQTLKEGAVVFDPNVQKHHHFIDEDTGDIYDIPWDQLEVKEKKKLKDFEVLEFQVIMRGRRRRQ; translated from the coding sequence ATGAAGGATGCCATCTCGATCTTGCGACTGTATGATATTCAGCCGACGCCTCAGAGAATTGCCGTTGTTGAATGTGTGCTGTACACCAAAGCCCACCCGACTGCGGATGATGTCCTCATCTCCGCTCGACGGAAGTGCCCGACCGTTTCTCGTGCCACCGTTTACAACACGCTGAACCTTCTCGTCGAGAAAGGCCTCATTGGAATGCAGACGCTTAAGGAAGGTGCCGTTGTTTTCGATCCCAATGTTCAGAAGCACCATCACTTCATTGATGAAGATACTGGCGATATATATGACATTCCCTGGGATCAGTTGGAGGTTAAAGAAAAGAAGAAACTCAAGGATTTCGAGGTCCTTGAGTTTCAAGTGATAATGCGAGGCAGGCGGAGGAGGCAATGA
- the recA gene encoding recombinase RecA, whose protein sequence is MATTSTLPDRKKALDAALTQIERSFGKGSIMRLGDGTVMEIEVIPSGSLGLDHALGVGGIPRGRVTEIFGPEASGKTTLTLHVIAEAQKAGGVAAFIDAEHALDANYAKALGVDLTNLLISQPDNGEQALEITETLVRSSAVDIVVIDSVAALTPKSEIEGEMGDSHMGLQARLMSQALRKLTAITAKSHTAIIFINQIRMKIGVMFGNPETTTGGNALKFYATTRLDIRRIASIKEGEEVVGSRTRVRVVKNKVAPPFREAEFDIIYGKGISRSGELLDMAVNYNIIEKSGSWFSYNSDRLGQGRENARRFIEENTKVADEILARVKEQLGTAPAPRGRAAAETAD, encoded by the coding sequence ATGGCTACCACCAGCACCCTGCCTGACAGGAAGAAGGCGCTCGATGCGGCGCTGACGCAGATCGAACGGTCGTTCGGCAAGGGCTCGATCATGCGGCTCGGCGACGGTACGGTCATGGAAATCGAAGTAATTCCCAGCGGTTCGCTCGGGCTGGACCACGCGCTCGGTGTGGGGGGCATTCCGCGCGGACGGGTGACCGAGATATTCGGACCGGAGGCATCTGGAAAAACCACGCTGACACTCCACGTCATCGCCGAGGCGCAGAAAGCGGGCGGCGTGGCGGCGTTCATCGATGCCGAGCATGCACTCGATGCCAACTACGCCAAAGCGCTTGGGGTCGATCTCACCAACTTGTTGATCTCCCAGCCGGACAACGGCGAACAGGCGCTCGAAATCACCGAAACGCTCGTTCGTTCCAGCGCAGTTGACATTGTCGTGATCGACTCGGTGGCCGCGCTGACACCGAAGTCGGAGATCGAGGGAGAAATGGGGGACAGCCACATGGGGCTCCAGGCGCGTCTCATGTCGCAGGCGCTCCGTAAACTGACCGCCATCACCGCCAAATCGCACACCGCAATAATCTTCATCAACCAGATTCGTATGAAGATCGGGGTAATGTTTGGCAATCCCGAGACTACCACCGGTGGCAACGCTCTGAAATTCTATGCCACCACCCGGTTGGATATCCGCCGCATCGCCTCGATCAAGGAAGGCGAAGAAGTGGTTGGCTCCCGCACGCGCGTTCGCGTGGTGAAAAACAAAGTTGCGCCGCCGTTCCGCGAGGCGGAGTTCGATATCATCTACGGCAAGGGGATCAGCCGGTCGGGTGAACTTCTGGACATGGCGGTGAACTACAACATCATCGAAAAGTCTGGCTCCTGGTTCAGCTACAACTCCGACCGTCTGGGCCAGGGACGCGAGAACGCGCGACGGTTTATCGAAGAGAACACCAAAGTCGCCGACGAGATCCTGGCGCGCGTGAAAGAGCAACTCGGTACCGCCCCCGCTCCCAGGGGCCGCGCCGCTGCAGAGACTGCCGACTGA
- a CDS encoding choice-of-anchor N protein, translating to MKKTLLLTFIVAVLMVPSAFAVPRLQLYIPGATYDNASDTWVTPDQDFELWVVAAKLNRGELFNVNLVASLASGQAAVDGGLQITNAANVTTTFDAADFLYGTPPSTGDDAGVMPPHGIFPTNYTEMLVTSQTSSPYVGVYDYVDPDDPDTGFDNFGNIYRFNIHTSYSYLHFDAYGFYRDVDGRFIKAPFSHDAESGKTPVPEPATMLLMGLGLAGAGVVRKFKK from the coding sequence ATGAAGAAGACTCTGCTCCTCACATTCATTGTCGCGGTTTTAATGGTGCCATCGGCGTTTGCCGTGCCGCGCCTTCAACTTTATATCCCCGGAGCTACGTACGATAATGCCAGTGATACGTGGGTTACTCCGGACCAGGATTTTGAGCTCTGGGTGGTGGCGGCCAAGCTGAACCGCGGCGAGCTCTTTAACGTCAATCTGGTGGCTTCGCTGGCGTCCGGCCAGGCGGCGGTTGATGGCGGCCTGCAGATCACTAATGCCGCCAATGTCACCACGACCTTTGATGCCGCAGATTTCCTCTATGGCACGCCGCCGTCCACTGGGGACGATGCCGGTGTCATGCCTCCGCACGGAATTTTCCCAACCAACTACACTGAGATGCTGGTGACCAGCCAGACTAGTTCGCCGTACGTTGGCGTGTATGATTATGTCGATCCGGATGACCCGGACACGGGATTTGACAATTTCGGCAACATCTATCGGTTCAACATCCACACCTCTTACAGCTACTTGCACTTCGACGCTTACGGGTTTTACCGTGATGTCGATGGGCGCTTCATCAAGGCCCCGTTCTCGCACGATGCCGAGTCCGGCAAGACACCGGTTCCCGAACCTGCGACCATGCTCCTAATGGGTCTTGGTCTGGCCGGCGCCGGCGTGGTGAGGAAGTTCAAGAAGTAA
- the thpR gene encoding RNA 2',3'-cyclic phosphodiesterase: protein MMRLFIALPLPKSVEEYLAKLIADLRAKGGSVKWVDAHLIHLTLRFLGDTEEALVPKLQRAIDDLAAHHLIVRSNIDRLGVFPNIKRPNVIWVGLHRNADLLAEMNVDIEKSVREFGFEPDNKMFKVHLTLGRVKDQHNLTPLTDYLQSYRITPVAVDFDRVILFRSTLTPQGPIYQSLHQAQLQPLP from the coding sequence ATGATGCGGTTGTTCATTGCCTTGCCGCTTCCGAAGTCGGTCGAGGAGTACCTTGCGAAACTCATCGCGGACCTTCGCGCCAAAGGGGGCTCGGTCAAGTGGGTGGATGCACACCTGATCCATCTCACGCTGCGGTTCCTCGGCGATACCGAAGAAGCGCTGGTGCCGAAACTCCAGAGGGCGATCGATGATCTCGCCGCACACCATTTGATTGTCCGCTCCAACATCGATCGGCTTGGCGTGTTTCCCAATATCAAACGACCAAATGTGATCTGGGTGGGACTGCACCGGAATGCGGACCTGCTCGCCGAGATGAACGTCGACATCGAAAAGTCAGTGCGTGAGTTTGGATTCGAACCGGACAACAAAATGTTCAAGGTGCATCTGACGCTGGGTCGCGTGAAAGACCAGCATAACCTGACACCGCTAACCGACTATTTGCAGTCGTATCGCATTACACCTGTCGCCGTCGATTTCGACCGAGTGATATTGTTCCGTTCCACCCTGACGCCGCAAGGGCCGATCTACCAGTCGCTTCATCAGGCCCAACTGCAACCTCTACCCTGA
- a CDS encoding competence/damage-inducible protein A: protein MDVEIITIGDEIITGHTIDTNASFIASRLMDIGLAVKFKTSVGDNVEAMEEAFRLALKRCQIVITTGGLGPTDDDLTKRAIVKVFKRNLVFQEEILEDIKKRYARRGLEMPAINQNQALLPQGARIFPNKHGSAVGINIAEDGKIFISLPGVPSEMRQIITDEVLPYLKALKTGKPLKVVKLRTFGLIESRLAEMIIPNLKLEPGVRLAYLPSPRGVDLRIIAQADDESQAAEKAQNLTRYLDSVCGKFIYGRDDDTLESAVGQLLLDNDRTLAVAESCTAGELGMTITAIPGASRYFLGGVLAYANEAKTELLDVDEKILIEHGAVSEQCAMAMAAGCRKRLHADYALSITGIAGPDGGTDDKPVGLVWIGLASAHGSYAQTFQFGSNREYNRSRAVFAALDMLRREILDIT from the coding sequence ATGGATGTTGAAATAATCACGATCGGTGACGAGATCATCACCGGCCACACGATCGACACCAACGCATCGTTTATCGCCTCCCGGCTGATGGACATCGGGTTGGCGGTAAAATTCAAGACCTCGGTCGGCGACAATGTCGAAGCAATGGAAGAGGCGTTCCGGCTTGCGCTCAAGCGCTGCCAGATCGTCATCACCACGGGCGGTCTCGGCCCCACCGACGACGACCTCACCAAGCGCGCGATCGTCAAGGTGTTCAAACGGAATCTCGTGTTTCAAGAGGAGATTCTCGAAGATATCAAGAAGCGATATGCGCGGCGGGGGCTGGAGATGCCGGCCATCAACCAGAATCAGGCGCTGCTCCCGCAAGGGGCTCGTATTTTCCCGAACAAGCACGGTTCTGCTGTTGGTATAAACATTGCCGAGGACGGCAAGATCTTCATCTCGCTGCCGGGCGTTCCGTCGGAAATGCGTCAGATAATCACCGATGAGGTATTGCCATACCTAAAAGCGCTGAAAACCGGCAAACCGTTGAAAGTTGTCAAGCTCCGGACATTCGGCTTGATCGAATCACGGCTGGCAGAAATGATCATCCCCAATCTTAAACTGGAGCCGGGAGTGCGGCTGGCCTATCTGCCGTCACCACGCGGCGTGGACCTCCGCATCATCGCCCAGGCCGACGACGAATCCCAGGCCGCAGAGAAGGCCCAGAATCTCACCCGGTATCTGGATTCGGTGTGCGGCAAGTTTATCTACGGCCGTGACGATGACACGCTCGAAAGCGCAGTAGGGCAGCTTCTCCTCGACAACGACAGAACGCTGGCGGTCGCGGAATCATGCACTGCCGGTGAACTCGGCATGACCATCACCGCCATACCAGGCGCGTCGCGCTATTTCCTTGGCGGCGTTCTGGCCTACGCCAACGAAGCGAAGACCGAGTTGCTCGATGTCGACGAGAAAATCCTTATCGAACACGGCGCGGTCTCCGAACAGTGCGCGATGGCCATGGCGGCCGGATGCCGGAAACGACTGCATGCCGATTATGCGCTCTCAATCACCGGTATCGCTGGCCCCGACGGCGGCACCGATGACAAGCCGGTCGGACTGGTTTGGATCGGACTGGCCTCGGCGCATGGATCATATGCTCAGACATTCCAGTTCGGTTCTAACCGGGAGTACAATCGCTCACGGGCGGTGTTCGCCGCACTTGACATGCTTCGGCGGGAGATTCTCGATATCACATGA
- a CDS encoding phosphatidylglycerophosphatase A has translation MKAFIVKLFATGLYTGLSPAVPGTVGTLPAWVLVWFLFGYSTTVAVIATVILFLVSVWLSTEAESVYGHDSKKIVIDEWAGMAIAVLFVKHTLTAYLIAFVAFRLFDVVKLPPAAQSEKLPAGWGVTMDDVVAGVQANILTQIILFALDRF, from the coding sequence TTGAAAGCATTTATCGTCAAACTGTTCGCCACCGGCCTGTACACCGGGCTGTCCCCCGCCGTGCCTGGAACGGTCGGAACTCTACCGGCCTGGGTACTGGTCTGGTTCTTATTCGGTTACTCCACAACTGTTGCCGTGATTGCCACCGTGATTCTTTTTCTCGTCTCAGTCTGGTTGTCCACCGAAGCCGAAAGTGTTTACGGCCACGACTCCAAGAAGATCGTCATCGATGAATGGGCCGGCATGGCAATAGCCGTCTTGTTCGTGAAACACACGCTCACAGCTTACCTGATCGCCTTTGTGGCGTTCCGGCTTTTCGATGTCGTCAAACTTCCGCCTGCAGCCCAATCCGAAAAGCTCCCGGCCGGATGGGGGGTGACCATGGATGATGTCGTGGCTGGAGTCCAGGCCAATATCCTGACACAGATAATTCTCTTTGCGCTGGACCGTTTCTGA